The DNA window GCTGAGAGCTTCCTGCTGAAAGCGATTTTGCATGGCTGACGGGTTCAAGTTTCAAGAGTGGCTGCAGGATACGGTCTTTAAGCCGCTCGAAGATAAAAAGATGCCGGTCATGGAGCACTTGGTTGAGCTCCAGGTCCGGTTGACCCGTGCAGTCATCGTGACGGCGATTGTTTTTGTCGGCACCTTTTTTTATGCTGACACGCTGGTGAAGTGGATCCGCATCCCGCTTCAAAACATGTTCGTCCCGGGGGCCCTTTCCTGGATTCCCACCGACCTCCCGACCGTGCCCTTCGTCTTTCTCGCCCCGGCGGAAGCACTCTGGCAAAACGTCAAAGTCGCGGGATTGTTTGCCCTGGTGCTGGGCACGCCCTACATTTTGTTGGAGTTTTGGTATTTCGTCGTTCCCGGCTTGCATGTACAGGAACGGCGATTCGTCGGGCCGTTTGTGATCCTGAGCACCCTGGCCTTTTACCTCGGGTTGTTGTTCTCCTTCTTCTTTGTGTTGCCGTTTGCGTTGAACTTTTTGATTTCCTACGGCGTGAATGCCGGATTTATTCCGCAACTCTCGATCGCGCAATATGTTGGATTCGCGCTGTGGTTTCTCCTGGTCTTCGGGCTGATCTTCGAAGTGCCGCTGGTGATTACGTTGTTGGCCAAGCTCGGATGGGTTGACGCGCCACTCTTGAAGCGGTATCGCAAATGGGCGTTCCTCACGGCGTTTATCTTTGCCGCCATTCTCACGCCGACCCCGGACCCGTTCAATCAATGTCTGATGGCCTTGCCCATGTACATCTTTTATGAAGTCGGGATCGTCAGCGCAGGGATCTTCAACAAGAAGAAGACTGAGGAACAGGCCCAGGCCCTTGTGCCGGCAGTGGCGGCTGCCGGACCTAGCGTCGGGAAGCCAGGACCGTCAATCCCCTCAGGGGGAGGAGACAGTGAGTATGTCGGGGTGCCGACGGGGGGCCGTCGACACTAGTGTGCGCAGGAAACGAGTAAGGCGACGAAAGGCGGCTTTCGTCCAGGCAGCATGATGTACGTTGTACGAGGAGTCTAGGATGCCACGCGAGTTAAATGTCATTTCACAGCCCGGTTCCAGCAGCGGCGGCGATGCCTGTACCTATATGTGGGCCTGTGCCATTTGCGACGAAAATGAGACTTGTCAAAAGGACAAGGAGGGCCACAGCCGTTGGCTGGTCGCAAAGCGCATGGAGCGGATCGAATATAAAGTGCTGGTCATGAGCAACAAGGGTGGCGTGGGCAAGAGCACCTGCACCACGAACCTTGCCGTTAGTCTCGCCCTGAAGGGCTGGCATGTCGGTATTTGCGACATGGACATCCATGGTCCCAACATCCCGAAGATGGTGGGAGCCGAAGGCCAGAAGTTGAAGATCAGCACGTCGGGCGGCATCATCCCGTTTCAGGCGTACAACATGAAAATCGCCTCGATGTCGTTTCTCCTGCAGAACTCCGACGATCCGATCATCTGGCGCGACGCATATAAGTATGAATTCATCAATCAGTTGCTGGGTGGCGTCGAGTGGCAGGACCTCAATTTCCTCCTGATCGATCTCCCTCCGGGAACCGGCAATGAATCGGTGACGACCATCGATTTACTGGGTGGGGTGAGCGGAGCGGTGATCATCACCACGCCGCAAGAAGTGGCGTTGCTGGATTCCCGTAAGTCGGTGACCTTCTGCAAAGACAGCGAAGTGCCGATCATCGGCATCGTCGAAAATATGAGTGGGCTGGAATGTCCGCATTGCCACAAGGAAGTGAATGTTTTCCGCAAAGGCGGCGGCGAAGCTTCGGCGTCGGATATGGGAGTGCCGTTCCTGGGACGCATTCCATTGGATCCTGACGTGGTGACGCAAAGTGATGCGGGCGAGCCGTTCGCGCTGTTCAATTCCGACTCAGCCACCGCCCAGGCTTACCATGATATCGCCAACCAGGTTGAGGCGTTCTGCAAGAAAAGCGGCTCGCTCATCAAGCTGGCGCCACGCCAGCAACATTGATCGGATGGTGATGTTGTGAAAGCTCCCGATGCCATGACCGGATTGACCCCGCTTCACGAAGCTCAGCGCGTTGTGCTGGAGGCGTCCTCGCCGTTGGGTCTAGAGAAGGTGTCGATCCTCGACGCGCTGGGCCGCGTGCTCGGCGAGGATGTGATTGCCGAACGCCACAATCCACCGTGGGACAATTCCGCGATGGATGGGTTCGCGGTGCGCGCGGAGGATATCGCCCAGGAGCATGCGATCACAAAGCCTGTCACGCTGACGGTCATTGAAGATGTGCCGGCCGGAAAGATGCCGACCCAATCGGTCGGCAAGGGGCAGGCGATTCGGATCATGACCGGGGCGCCCATTCCCAAGGGCGCCGATACGGTGGTGAAGGTCGAGGATACTGAGCATACCCCCGAATCGGTGCGTGTGTTCAAAGCAGAATCTCGCGGAGCCAACATCAGGCCCCAGGGAGAGGATGTCAAGCAGGGCGACTGCATCATTCCCAAAGGCACAAGGATCCGGTCCGGTGAAGCGGGGATGCTGGCCATCCTGGCGAAATCGTTCGTGCTCGTATACCAGCGTCCACGGGTCGCGATTTTATCGACGGGTGATGAGCTCGCCGACTTGGATGAGCGGTTCAGCGAAGAGAAAATCATTAATTCCAATAGCTATGGGATCGCGGCGGCCGTCCAGGAAGCCGGCGGCGTGCCGATTTTGCTGGGTATCGCGCGGGATACACCTGCGGCTCTGAAGGAAAAGATTTCACACGGGTTGAACGCCGATATCCTGGTGCTTTCCGGCGGGGTGTCGATGGGGGACTACGATTTCACCAAAGCCGTCTTCCGCGATCTCGGCGCCGAGATGAATTTCTGGAAGCTCGCCATCCGACCGGGGCAGCCGCTTGCATTCGGGAAGATTCAAGGCAAGCTGGCATTTGGCCTTCCCGGAAATCCTGTGTCCTCCATGGTGACCTTTGAGCAATTGGTTCGGCCTGCCATGCTCAAACTGTCCGGTGCCATCGGGTATGGGCGTCCAATGCTGCAGGCGGAGTTTCAGGAGAAGTTTTCGAAACGCAATGACCGGCGACACTTTCTGCGCGGGGTGTTATGGCGTGAAGGCGGCGTGTTCAAAGTCCGGACCACCGGTGATCAGGGATCCGGGATTCTCACCTCCATGGTCAAAGCCAACTGCCTGATCGATATCCCCGTTGAGGTCGAACGTGTGAATCCTGGTGACCCGGTGACGGTGCAGCTGCTCAGCGGCTCGGCCTGGTTGGAACAGGCTGCTCCGGCTCCTTCCACAGGCCATCGTCCTTCCTGCTGCTAAGCC is part of the Nitrospira sp. genome and encodes:
- the tatC gene encoding twin-arginine translocase subunit TatC; translated protein: MADGFKFQEWLQDTVFKPLEDKKMPVMEHLVELQVRLTRAVIVTAIVFVGTFFYADTLVKWIRIPLQNMFVPGALSWIPTDLPTVPFVFLAPAEALWQNVKVAGLFALVLGTPYILLEFWYFVVPGLHVQERRFVGPFVILSTLAFYLGLLFSFFFVLPFALNFLISYGVNAGFIPQLSIAQYVGFALWFLLVFGLIFEVPLVITLLAKLGWVDAPLLKRYRKWAFLTAFIFAAILTPTPDPFNQCLMALPMYIFYEVGIVSAGIFNKKKTEEQAQALVPAVAAAGPSVGKPGPSIPSGGGDSEYVGVPTGGRRH
- a CDS encoding Mrp/NBP35 family ATP-binding protein, which encodes MPRELNVISQPGSSSGGDACTYMWACAICDENETCQKDKEGHSRWLVAKRMERIEYKVLVMSNKGGVGKSTCTTNLAVSLALKGWHVGICDMDIHGPNIPKMVGAEGQKLKISTSGGIIPFQAYNMKIASMSFLLQNSDDPIIWRDAYKYEFINQLLGGVEWQDLNFLLIDLPPGTGNESVTTIDLLGGVSGAVIITTPQEVALLDSRKSVTFCKDSEVPIIGIVENMSGLECPHCHKEVNVFRKGGGEASASDMGVPFLGRIPLDPDVVTQSDAGEPFALFNSDSATAQAYHDIANQVEAFCKKSGSLIKLAPRQQH
- a CDS encoding molybdopterin molybdotransferase MoeA — its product is MKAPDAMTGLTPLHEAQRVVLEASSPLGLEKVSILDALGRVLGEDVIAERHNPPWDNSAMDGFAVRAEDIAQEHAITKPVTLTVIEDVPAGKMPTQSVGKGQAIRIMTGAPIPKGADTVVKVEDTEHTPESVRVFKAESRGANIRPQGEDVKQGDCIIPKGTRIRSGEAGMLAILAKSFVLVYQRPRVAILSTGDELADLDERFSEEKIINSNSYGIAAAVQEAGGVPILLGIARDTPAALKEKISHGLNADILVLSGGVSMGDYDFTKAVFRDLGAEMNFWKLAIRPGQPLAFGKIQGKLAFGLPGNPVSSMVTFEQLVRPAMLKLSGAIGYGRPMLQAEFQEKFSKRNDRRHFLRGVLWREGGVFKVRTTGDQGSGILTSMVKANCLIDIPVEVERVNPGDPVTVQLLSGSAWLEQAAPAPSTGHRPSCC